A single window of Triplophysa rosa linkage group LG20, Trosa_1v2, whole genome shotgun sequence DNA harbors:
- the thsd7bb gene encoding LOW QUALITY PROTEIN: thrombospondin type-1 domain-containing protein 7B (The sequence of the model RefSeq protein was modified relative to this genomic sequence to represent the inferred CDS: substituted 1 base at 1 genomic stop codon) has protein sequence MAYLRHKTTFVLSLWASLLCVALMTLPLEADAPKTSLYVWKTDVWGVCIASDCGSVGLQNRSVWCVHSEGWSTHQSNCFPSDRPPHQRVCVKTCEWQKDLFEWRLSPWGPCTPTPFLPANRCVTAQHGLQNREVLCVKRANGTTVSPRMCEAFSSTPEREQACLLPCPIDCVVSAFSHWSTCSRTCGSALQQRIRHVLAPPLHGGADCPSLTQTRLCNHDNTHPALCPSDQQEYSYSLWVGPWSPCRLKGKAPLGKTTVDFSFGLVENKADKAAYFVKRHTGNIHHQNHYDEKMGHRALWEITIGYQTRQLRCTRSDGKNSMLSLCDHDNSPVNFRSCVMPRDCKVSDWSTWSLCSKTCRISDQSPGFRSRYRSVKRPAIGGGEPCPALVETQRCNILDDTLPFCPRYGWRVTNWNPCQVTPLLSQQDHRHSNTSILCGGGIQSREAYCVSIHNNTAPSHIKRPAGRNLCTGPLPPLAQSCSIPCLKHCPLTPWTPWGPCLHDNCLEPQGKRGFRMRTRSLINESWVESHSCPHITEAMICDDPICFLWRVTSQGPCVPYNGSCGLGTQEQTVECFSVIGESASSERCPGDPPPVQQPCEMACPGDCVLGHWASWSPCSQSCSNKHFEGKQTRSRPILALPREQGQACSLSSELEQRRPCGTHSCTVYYWDTSPWDACVPESITNGGERSITDQMENEATCGTGVQMRQVTCRKAGNGHIAPKRCPESSRPESIRSCAVPCKIDCVVTPFSEWSPCPTSCVPVNDTASAQSRHRIIIQRPANGGQECPDTLYEERECEPFPLCPVYRWQTHRWHQCILVPDSVRQAVGGPTEACGMGLEVRDVACVDADDAPADMADCLRWAGVMPVQVRECQVPCKNECTFTSWSRFTQCQGCRSWRTRNRSLIGRSKKRWRCQQQELFPLQEKEACPCSEFHAQPRGPWSPCLLPQTTNQAEHPFIRAVYQQGQKAVQDWRVQRKNSECGPGKRYRALACLDHQGRLVEPDHCSSSGYEEEMCHVPCSTDCKLSEWSHWSTCSASCGGGVKVRSQWLREKPFNGGRPCPQLNYKNQVSEVLHCYSKCSQYVWDAGSWSMCIINETNTNNTTTNTTPGQPVFGKGLWTRKIRCVKRDGQNPDESVDDSLCNQEERPITAETCRLPCPTHCVTSEWSQWTKCSVECNDGDLRWKSRTVLRWPEGNHTCPDLNQTQPCNNMTCLKYSYVYSDWSSCQIGENAVCGRGIKTRLLNCVRTDGKLVELSMCKELGPSRGKLSSPCEVGCPVNCLLTEWSTWSECSHTCGSQSQMTRTRIVLQSAGEGGRPCPSQLSQTRSCPIRPCYSWRLGDWSPCRVEGADCGEGVSRREMSCVVHWGSLSGPPQPVPVEDQWCVVHSQSKISEIELQQPCMIPCPGECHLSQWSTWSSCQLLCLDGLSFETWGRQARSRAVVTQVAENQDTCPSQVYETQPCQGGTCLTYEWMTGDWRHNRRLVWCQRSDGVNVTGGCISQNKPSAVRQCHPPCSKPFSFCTQSGVCGCEKGFTEVMTSHGFLDYCTRTPGLDQKKADVKTSARHPRPEHARNKNQINDWALQPLXPDGRVKLWVYGLMAAGFVLILLLIFMSFFLCKNTEDSPSNCPQKAMSLAYDGDVDM, from the exons ATGGCATATCTGAGACATAAAACTACCTTTGTGTTGTCTCTGTGGGCGTCCCTGCTCTGTGTAGCACTAATGACTCTTCCCCTGGAGGCAGATGCACCGAAGACAAGCCTGTACGTTTGGAAAACAG ATGTATGGGGTGTATGCATAGCCAGCGATTGTGGTTCTGTCGGTCTCCAGAACCGCTCAGTATGGTGCGTCCATTCAGAAGGCTGGAGTACACATCAGTCCAATTGCTTTCCGTCTGATCGGCCGCCACACCAGCGAGTGTGTGTGAAGACGTGCGAATGGCAGAAGGATCTGTTTGAATGGCGTTTGTCTCCTTGGGGTCCCTGCACCCCGACTCCTTTCCTCCCAGCCAATCGATGTGTGACCGCTCAGCACGGATTACAAAACCGAGAAGTGCTGTGTGTGAAACGCGCCAACGGCACCACGGTGAGCCCGCGTATGTGTGAAGCGTTCTCTTCGACACCCGAGCGAGAGCAGGCATGTTTGTTGCCCTGCCCTATCGACTGCGTCGTCTCCGCCTTCTCTCATTGGTCCACCTGCAGCCGCACCTGTGGGTCAGCCCTCCAGCAACGCATCAGGCACGTTCTGGCCCCGCCCCTTCACGGAGGAGCTGACTGTCCCAGCCTCACCCAGACACGCCTGTGTAACCATGACAACACCCACCCCGCCCTATGTCCCTCTGACCAACAGGAGTACAGTTACAGTTTGTGGGTGGGGCCCTGGAGCCCGTGTAGACTTAAAGGAAAAGCGCCTCTTGGAAAGACAACAGTGGACTTTAGTTTCGGGCTTGTTGAAAATAAAGCAGACAAAGCGGCATATTTTGTCAAACGACACACTGGAAATATTCATCATCAAAATCACTATGATGAGAAGATGGGCCACAGAGCATTGTGGGAAATCACAATTGGATATCAGACTCGGCAACTTCGCTGCACAAGGAGTGATGGGAAGAATTCAATGCTTAG CCTTTGTGACCATGACAACAGCCCGGTGAACTTCCGGTCGTGCGTGATGCCCAGAGACTGCAAAGTGTCTGATTGGTCAACGTGGAGTCTTTGTTCAAAGACCTGTCGAATATCCGACCAATCGCCAGGCTTCAGAAGTAGATACCGCAGTGTGAAGAGACCAGCCATTGGCGGGGGAGAGCCATGCCCCGCATTGGTGGAAACACAGCGCTGTAATATTTTGGATGACACTCTGCCGTTTTGCCCAAG GTATGGATGGAGGGTGACCAATTGGAATCCATGTCAGGTGACCCCCCTTTTGAGTCAACAGGACCACCGCCATAGCAACACCAGCATCCTGTGTGGAGGTGGGATCCAGTCCCGAGAAGCATATTGTGTCAGCATCCATAACAACACAGCTCCATCCCATA TCAAGAGGCCTGCCGGGAGGAACTTGTGCACTGGACCTTTACCGCCCTTGGCTCAGTCTTGCTCCATCCCCTGTCTGAAACATTGCCCCCTCACACCTTGGACACCTTGGGGGCCCTGTCTCCATGACAACTGCTTAGAACCTCAAGGGAAGAGAG GTTTCAGAATGAGGACTCGTTCTTTAATCAATGAGTCTTGGGTGGAGTCGCACAGTTGCCCTCATATCACCGAAGCAATGATCTGTGATGACCCCATCTGCTTCCTGTGGCGGGTGACATCACAGGGGCCCTGTGTTCCTTATAATGGATCGTGTGGTTTAGGAACCCAGGAACAGACTGTGGAGTGCTTCTCTGTGATTG gGGAGTCAGCCTCTAGTGAGCGATGTCCAGGTGATCCTCCTCCAGTCCAGCAGCCGTGTGAGATGGCCTGCCCAGGGGACTGTGTGCTGGGACACTGGGCTTCCTGGTCTCCATGTTCACAGTCCTGTTCTAATAAACATTTTGAGGGAAAACAGACTCGCTCACGGCCCATTCTGGCTCTTCCTAGGGAGC aaGGCCAAGCTTGTTCTCTATCCTCTGAGCTGGAGCAGCGGAGACCCTGTGGTACACACTCATGCACAGTATACTACTGGGATACTTCACCTTGGGACGCCTGTGTGCCAGAATCCATCACAAATGGGGGTGAGAGGAGCATCACAGACCAGATGGAGAATGAAGCCACCTGTGGTACTGGGGTGCAAATGCGGCAAGTCACCTGCAGAAAAGCTGGAAATGGACATATTGCACCAAAACG CTGTCCTGAATCATCTCGTCCTGAATCGATCCGGTCTTGTGCTGTTCCTTGCAAAATTGACTGTGTCGTCACACCTTTTAGTGAATGGAGCCCCTGTCCCACTTCTTGTGTACCAG TGAATGACACAGCCTCAGCTCAGTCACGCCACAGGATTATTATCCAAAGACCTGCTAATGGAGGTCAAGAATGTCCAGACACTCTTTATGAGGAGAGAGAATGTGAGCCGTTCCCTCTGTGCCCAGTTTAcag ATGGCAGACCCACCGCTGGCATCAGTGCATTCTGGTACCTGATTCAGTGAGACAGGCTGTGGGCGGGCCCACAGAGGCATGCGGGATGGGCCTGGAGGTAAGAG ATGTGGCGTGCGTCGATGCAGATGATGCTCCAGCAGATATGGCTGACTGTTTGAGGTGGGCAGGTGTGATGCCTGTACAGGTGAGGGAGTGTCAGGTGCcatgtaaaaatgaatgcacCTTCACTTCCTGGAGCAGATTCACGCAGTGCCAAGGCTGTAGAAGTTGGCGCACCCGAAACCGATCCTTGATAG GTCGCAGTAAGAAACGCTGGCGTTGTCAGCAGCAGGAGTTGTTTCCTCTCCAGGAGAAAGAAGCTTGCCCCTGTTCTGAATTTCACGCCCAGCCTCGCGGCCCTTGGTCCCCCTGTTTGCTCCCTCAGACAACAAACCAGGCTGAACATCCCTTCATTCGAGCAGTTTACCAGCAAGGCCAAAAGGCAGTCCAGGACTGGCGAGTTCAAAGAAAGAACAGCGAGTGTGGGCCTGGAAAGCGCTACAGAGCCCTCGCCTGTCTGGATCACCAGGGACGACTAGTGGAACCAGATCACTGTAGCAGCTCTG GTTATGAAGAGGAAATGTGTCATGTGCCCTGCTCTACAGACTGTAAACTGAGCGAGTGGTCTCATTGGTCAACCTGCAGCGCCTCTTGTGGTGGGGGTGTAAAAGTTCGCTCTCAGTGGCTACGAGAAAAACCTTTTAATGGAGGCCGACCCTGCCCGCAACTAAATTACAAAAATCAG GTGTCTGAGGTACTGCACTGTTACTCTAAATGCAGTCAGTATGTTTGGGATGCAGGCTCCTGGTCCATGTGCATCATAAACGAAACAAACACTAACAACACTACAACTAATACAACACCAGGACAGCCTGTCTTCGGAAAGGGCCTGTGGACCCGCAAAATCCG CTGTGTTAAAAGGGATGGACAGAACCCTGATGAGAGTGTGGATGACTCACTGTGCAACCAGGAGGAGCGGCCAATCACAGCTGAGACCTGTCGACTGCCATGCCCCACCCACTGCGTGACATCGGAATGGAGCCAATGGACCAAATGTAGCGTG GAATGTAATGATGGTGATTTAAGGTGGAAGAGCAGAACTGTATTAAGATGGCCAGAAGGAAATCATACCTGTCCTGATCTAAACCAAACTCAACCCTGTAACAATATGACCTGTCTCAAATACTCATACGTATATTCAG acTGGAGTAGCTGTCAGATAGGTGAAAATGCAGTATGCGGCAGGGGGATTAAGACTCGACTCCTGAACTGTGTCCGCACTGACGGAAAGCTGGTGGAACTGAGCATGTGCAAAGAG TTGGGTCCTTCACGTGGAAAGCTGTCTTCCCCCTGTGAGGTGGGCTGTCCTGTAAATTGCCTGCTCACAGAGTGGTCCACCTGGTCGGAATGTTCGCACACCTGTGGAAGCCAAA GTCAGATGACACGCACCCGGATTGTTTTACAGTCTGCTGGAGAGGGAGGTCGCCCGTGTCCGTCTCAGCTCTCGCAGACTCGCTCGTGTCCCATCAGGCCTTGCTACAGCTGGAGGCTGGGGGACTGGAGTCCATGCAGGGTGGAG GGCGCTGACTGTGGTGAGGGTGTAAGTCGGAGGGAAATGTCCTGTGTGGTGCACTGGGGTTCTCTCTCAGGTCCTCCTCAGCCTGTCCCTGTAGAAGACCAGTGGTGTGTGGTACATTCCCAGAGTAAAATCAGTGAGATTGAGTTACAGCAGCCCTGCATGATCCCTTGTCCAG GTGAATGTCACCTGAGCCAATGGTCAACATGGAGTTCATGTCAGCTGCTGTGTTTGGATGGCCTGAGTTTTGAGACTTGGGGTCGACAGGCTCGTTCTAGAGCTGTAGTCACGCAGGTGGCTGAGAATCAAGATACGTGTCCCAGTCAGGTTTATGAGACACAGCCATGCCAAG GTGGGACCTGTCTCACTTATGAATGGATGACTGGTGACTGGAGGCATAACCGCAGACTGGTGTGGTGTCAGCGTTCTGATGGAGTTAACGTCACag GAGGCTGCATCTCCCAAAACAAGCCGTCTGCTGTGAGACAATGTCACCCTCCATGTAGCAAACCATTCTCTTTCTGCACACAG AGTGGAGTATGTGGTTGTGAGAAAGGTTTCACAGAGGTCATGACCTCTCACGGTTTCCTGGACTACTGCACCAGAACTCCAGGTTTGGATCAAAAGAAAGCAGATGTTAAGACGAGTGCGAGGCATCCTAGACCAGAACATGCTCGAAACAAGAACCAGATCAATGATTGGGCACTGCAGCCCCTTTGACCAG atggGCGTGTAAAGCTGTGGGTTTATGGGCTGATGGCTGCTGGGTTCGTCCTGATTCTCCTCCTCATTTTTATGTCCTTCTTCTTGTG tAAAAACACAGAGGACAGTCCCAGCAATTGTCCTCAGAAGGCAATGTCTCTGGCATATGATGGTGATGTGGATATGTGA